Proteins encoded by one window of Candidatus Eisenbacteria bacterium:
- a CDS encoding HD-GYP domain-containing protein codes for MSDVRTSSPTRQDEGASRVIIQGRNLAIQLCVLLKTARIHDVGNVAFQGPLLNFIETVDQMWTAEGDFKLQAVGDFLYLNQHRLRVDASSYPSYQFLIDEFRVRDLSGFSFVGKLTPPEVKKFVRLFLDVDVKSANPYDDFSVALGKLSVQRLVPIRTVVPQHGTVSAEEVRDSRKAAKRSFYRAIESARTVMLSARDHRPVDLRKAKRAVQSIVDLILEEEFSLLGLTAIKNHDEYTFQHCVNVSILSIALGQRLGLSKKMLGELGVAALLHDLGKAAIPPWVLNKPGKLTAEEWKLMLDHPVQGVKMIARMRGLNDLALRSMIVAYEHHINIDKSGYPQLEGHMEQSLFSRIVAIVDCFDAMTAHRAYRKSAFPPYAALHQIIAQNRDKFDPLLLKAFINTVGMYPAGTCVLLDTNEIAVVTHHNTHDIFRPRVQVVADKDRKPVQGGAVVDLSARDEVSGAYAVTIVSALDPDEYGINIADVLT; via the coding sequence ACGTCGCGTTCCAGGGGCCGCTCCTCAACTTCATCGAGACGGTGGACCAGATGTGGACCGCCGAGGGGGACTTCAAGCTCCAGGCGGTGGGCGACTTCCTCTACCTGAACCAGCACCGGCTCCGCGTGGACGCGTCCTCGTATCCGAGCTATCAGTTCCTGATCGACGAGTTCCGGGTGCGCGACCTGAGCGGGTTCTCGTTCGTCGGAAAGCTCACGCCGCCCGAGGTGAAGAAGTTCGTCCGGCTCTTCCTGGACGTGGACGTGAAGTCCGCCAACCCGTACGACGACTTCTCCGTCGCGCTCGGGAAGCTCTCGGTGCAGCGCCTCGTCCCGATCCGCACCGTCGTGCCGCAGCACGGGACCGTGAGCGCCGAGGAGGTCCGCGACAGCCGGAAGGCCGCGAAGCGGAGCTTCTACCGCGCGATCGAGTCCGCGCGCACGGTGATGCTGAGCGCGCGCGACCACCGGCCGGTCGATCTCCGGAAGGCGAAGCGCGCCGTCCAGTCGATCGTCGATCTCATCCTCGAGGAGGAGTTCTCGCTCCTCGGGCTCACCGCCATCAAGAACCACGACGAATACACGTTCCAGCACTGCGTGAACGTGTCGATCCTGTCCATCGCGCTCGGCCAGAGGCTCGGTCTCTCGAAGAAGATGCTCGGAGAGCTGGGCGTGGCCGCCCTGCTGCACGATTTGGGGAAGGCGGCCATCCCGCCCTGGGTCCTGAACAAGCCGGGGAAGCTCACGGCCGAGGAGTGGAAGCTGATGCTCGACCACCCCGTGCAGGGTGTGAAGATGATCGCGCGGATGCGAGGGCTCAACGATCTCGCCCTCCGCTCGATGATCGTCGCCTACGAGCACCACATCAACATCGACAAGAGCGGCTATCCCCAGCTCGAGGGACACATGGAGCAGTCCCTCTTCAGCCGGATCGTCGCGATCGTGGACTGCTTCGACGCGATGACGGCGCACCGCGCGTACCGGAAGAGCGCGTTCCCGCCCTACGCCGCGCTCCACCAGATCATCGCGCAGAACCGCGACAAGTTCGATCCGCTGCTCCTCAAGGCCTTCATCAACACCGTGGGGATGTATCCGGCGGGAACCTGCGTGCTGCTCGACACGAACGAGATCGCCGTCGTGACCCACCACAACACCCACGACATCTTCCGCCCGCGGGTGCAGGTGGTGGCCGACAAGGACCGGAAGCCGGTCCAGGGCGGCGCCGTCGTGGATCTGAGCGCGAGGGACGAGGTGAGCGGCGCCTACGCCGTGACGATCGTCTCCGCGCTGGATCCCGACGAGTACGGGATCAACATCGCAGACGTGTTGACGTAA